From the genome of Winogradskyella forsetii, one region includes:
- a CDS encoding THUMP domain-containing class I SAM-dependent RNA methyltransferase, with protein sequence MDNNYKMLAKTLFGFEDILAKELTQLGAMEVEKGVRNVSFVGDKGFMYKANLGIRTAIKILKPIHSFRVAREEDLYKNVKQMKWEDYLKPTGSLAVDATVHNSVFTHSQYTALKTKDAIVDRFRDIDGTRPDVDLRFPDLKINVHIDRQRCTISLDTSGESLHRRGYKTATNIAPINEVLAAGLIMMSGWDGQTDFMDPMCGSGTMLAEAAMIACNIPPNLMRKEFAFERWTDWDVDLFETIEESLLKKTRDFHHKIIGYDKSPSAIAKAKENIKNAHLDEFIHIQHEDFFKTQKSGNEKLHMVFNPPYGERLENLNVEEFYGNIGTTLKHGYPGTNAWLITSNLEALKSVGLRPSRKIKVFNAKLEARLVKYEMYEGSRKASKQ encoded by the coding sequence ATGGACAATAATTATAAGATGTTAGCCAAGACTTTATTTGGCTTCGAAGATATTTTAGCAAAGGAACTGACACAGCTTGGTGCTATGGAAGTGGAAAAAGGGGTCAGAAATGTAAGTTTTGTTGGCGATAAAGGCTTTATGTACAAGGCCAATCTTGGGATAAGAACAGCTATCAAAATATTAAAACCCATTCATTCGTTTCGGGTTGCTAGGGAAGAGGATCTCTATAAGAATGTAAAGCAAATGAAGTGGGAAGATTACCTAAAACCCACAGGTTCTTTGGCGGTTGATGCCACGGTTCACAATAGTGTATTTACACATTCGCAATACACAGCTCTAAAAACCAAGGATGCGATTGTAGATCGTTTTAGGGATATTGATGGCACACGACCAGATGTGGATTTACGATTTCCGGATTTAAAGATTAATGTACATATAGATAGACAACGTTGCACCATTTCCTTGGACACTTCGGGCGAATCTTTACACCGTCGTGGTTACAAAACAGCCACCAATATTGCGCCAATTAACGAAGTTTTAGCCGCTGGATTAATTATGATGAGTGGTTGGGACGGCCAAACCGATTTTATGGACCCAATGTGCGGTAGTGGCACTATGCTGGCCGAAGCGGCTATGATTGCTTGTAATATTCCTCCAAATTTAATGCGAAAGGAATTTGCCTTTGAACGTTGGACGGATTGGGATGTAGATTTATTTGAGACTATTGAGGAATCCCTTTTGAAGAAAACGAGGGACTTTCATCATAAAATAATAGGTTATGATAAGTCGCCTTCAGCCATTGCCAAAGCAAAGGAAAATATAAAGAATGCGCATTTGGATGAATTTATTCATATTCAGCACGAAGATTTCTTTAAAACCCAAAAATCAGGCAATGAGAAATTGCATATGGTTTTTAACCCACCTTATGGTGAGCGTTTAGAAAACTTGAATGTGGAAGAATTCTATGGGAATATTGGAACCACCTTAAAACATGGTTATCCAGGAACCAATGCATGGCTCATTACGTCTAATCTTGAAGCGTTAAAATCAGTGGGCTTAAGACCATCACGAAAAATTAAGGTATTCAACGCTAAGCTTGAAGCACGATTGGTAAAATATGAAATGTATGAAGGTAGCCGGAAGGCTAGTAAACAATAA
- a CDS encoding nuclear transport factor 2 family protein: protein MTYKEKAQDIYNQLGQGKLLDAFDQYYGDNVVMTEPTGTRKGKPECRKYEEKFLEHVKEFHGLEVHHIGANENDSTSFVESTMDVTFNAGNREKLRQVAVQQWSGDHITHERFYYDNENLNKPKIEI from the coding sequence ATGACTTATAAAGAAAAAGCACAAGATATTTACAATCAATTAGGACAAGGAAAGCTATTAGATGCCTTCGATCAATACTACGGTGACAATGTGGTAATGACAGAACCAACTGGCACTAGAAAAGGTAAACCCGAGTGCAGAAAATATGAAGAAAAATTTTTAGAACATGTAAAAGAATTTCATGGACTGGAAGTCCATCATATTGGAGCCAACGAAAATGATTCGACCTCATTTGTAGAAAGCACTATGGATGTTACCTTTAATGCTGGCAACCGAGAAAAATTACGTCAGGTTGCTGTTCAACAATGGAGTGGTGATCATATCACACATGAACGTTTCTATTACGATAATGAAAATCTTAACAAACCAAAGATTGAGATTTAA
- a CDS encoding class I SAM-dependent methyltransferase: protein MTKSTKQWYASWFDTPYYHILYKDRNYDEAQGFMDNLTNYLNLPEGGKILDLACGKGRHSVYLNSLGYDVTGVDLSEQSIAHAKHYENETLKFNVHDMSKPYPDTFDAVFNLFTSFGYFDDDSCNLKTITSIKAELNEFGFGVIDFMNTNHVIENLVAEDVKTVEGIDFHQKRYVKDGYIIKDISFEVPAEESRTMDGEKFEFQERVKAFTLEDFEILFEKAGVHLLDIFGDFKLRKFHAKTSERLIMIFK from the coding sequence ATGACTAAATCTACAAAACAATGGTACGCATCGTGGTTTGACACACCATACTACCATATTTTATATAAGGACAGGAATTACGATGAAGCCCAAGGGTTTATGGATAATCTCACCAACTATCTCAATCTGCCCGAAGGCGGTAAAATCCTAGATTTAGCTTGTGGCAAAGGTAGGCATTCGGTGTATCTTAATTCTTTGGGTTACGATGTTACTGGAGTCGATTTATCGGAACAAAGTATTGCACACGCCAAACATTACGAAAACGAAACCCTGAAGTTTAATGTTCATGATATGAGCAAACCGTATCCCGATACTTTTGATGCCGTTTTTAATCTTTTTACAAGTTTTGGCTATTTTGATGATGACAGTTGTAATTTAAAAACCATAACATCCATTAAAGCAGAACTAAATGAATTTGGCTTTGGTGTCATCGATTTTATGAACACCAATCATGTGATTGAAAATTTAGTAGCTGAAGATGTGAAAACGGTTGAAGGCATCGATTTTCATCAGAAACGCTATGTAAAAGATGGTTATATTATAAAGGATATAAGTTTTGAAGTGCCTGCTGAGGAAAGTCGAACTATGGATGGCGAAAAATTCGAATTTCAAGAACGGGTTAAAGCCTTTACTTTAGAAGATTTTGAAATACTGTTTGAAAAGGCAGGCGTTCATTTGTTAGATATATTTGGTGATTTTAAATTACGAAAATTCCATGCTAAAACATCCGAACGCTTAATCATGATTTTTAAGTAA